In one Solanum lycopersicum chromosome 11, SLM_r2.1 genomic region, the following are encoded:
- the LOC101267772 gene encoding uncharacterized protein isoform X2, with product MAFSSSSSSLLLHFKVSIPHTKNPFHRFSSNYCLVPTKIFPKCCSISSKSSTFFKCYSQRQSTEQKNEETEGKNGYQEQVYDFERLFSNLNQATLKREPGSLSSSIFLVAGTTVGAGILAIPAVTQESGFLASAIVCIVCWIYMVVSGLLIAEVNVKTMCELGSGGVSLVSMVRRTLGNTGVQVACWSYIFIHYALLVAYVARSSDILTTFTGIPLWETATLFSLLLGGICFSGSQRTIGAVNGVLVFGIIASFTVLVVVASGDLHWEALLKANFEAAPQSIPIIALSFVYQNVVPVLCTNLEGDLSKVRSAIVFGTAIPLALFLVWDGVILGTITTLGTEADKIADPLQLLRSTNGIVGPIVDIFSLLAIATSYIGFVLGLSDFLADLLKLPSGPNRPLPYLLTLVPPLILSLLDPEIFFKALDFAGTYGVLVLFGLLPAAMSWSDRYSESTQTPNLPPLVPGGKITLSLVFGGAALVILSEIVENIAHT from the exons ATGGCtttttcttcatcatcttcttctctATTACTTCATTTCAAGGTTTCTATTCCTCATACTAAAAACCCATTTCATAGATTTTCTTCTAATTATTGTTTGGTACCCACAAAGATTTTCCCAAAATGTTGTTCTATAAGCTCAAAGTCATCAACTTTTTTCAAGTGTTATTCTCAAAGACAGTCCActgaacaaaaaaatgaagaaactgaAGGGAAAAATGGGTATCAGGAACaagtttatgattttgaaagaCTTTTTTCTAACCTCAATCAAGCTACTTTGAAGAGAGAACCAG GAAGTCTCAGCAGTTCCATTTTTCTTGTTGCTGGTACCACT GTAGGTGCAGGTATTCTTGCTATTCCTGCAGTCACCCAAGAATCTGGATTTCTAGCCTCTGCAATAGTTTGCATTGTATGCTGGATTTATATG GTGGTGTCTGGACTACTTATTGCAGAAGTAAATGTGAAGACAATGTGTGAGCTTGGCTCAGGTGGTGTTTCATTG GTGTCAATGGTCAGGAGAACCCTAGGAAATACAGGAGTGCAAGTAGCTTG CTGGTCCTACATTTTCATCCATTACGCCCTTCTTGTTGCTTATGTGGCTCGTTCTTCAGATATATTGACAACCTTCACCGGGATTCCATT ATGGGAAACCGCGACCTTGTTTTCACTGCTTCTTGGAGGGATTTGCTTCTCTGGAAG CCAGCGGACTATCGGGGCAGTAAACGGTGTCCTTGTGTTTGGTATCATTGCCTCTTTCACAGTGCTTGTG GTTGTCGCCAGTGGAGACTTGCACTGGGAGGCTCTTCTGAAAGCTAACTTTGAAGCTGCTCCTCAAAGTATACCCATAATTGCACTCTCTTTTGTTTATCAG AATGTTGTACCGGTTCTCTGTACGAATCTTGAAGGGGACCTGTCAAAAGTAAG GAGCGCTATCGTTTTTGGGACAGCAATTCCCCTTGCTCTATTTCTTGTTTGGGATGGAGTCATTTTGGGAACAATTACAACTCTTGGAACTGAAGCAGACAAGATTGCGGATCCACTACAACTATTGCGGTCTACTAATGGAATCGTTGGG CCAATAGTTGATATCTTTTCACTTCTGGCAATTGCTACTTCTTACATCGGTTTTGTCTTGGGCCTTTCGGACTTCCTTGCTGACT TGCTGAAACTCCCGTCGGGTCCTAACAGGCCTCTGCCATACTTACTTACTTTGGTTCCTCCACTGATACTTTCACTGCTAGATCCAGAGATATTCTTCAAAGCATTGGATTTTGCTGGAACCTATGGAG TTTTGGTGCTTTTTGGACTTCTTCCAGCTGCAATGTCCTGGTCAGACAGATATTCGGAATCAACTCAAACTCCAAACTTACCTCCGTTGGTTCCCGGAGGAAAGATCACCCTTTCACTTGTTTTTGGAGGTGCAGCATTGGTCATTCTTTCAGAAATAGTAGAGAACATTGCACATACATAG
- the LOC101267772 gene encoding uncharacterized protein isoform X3, with protein MAFSSSSSSLLLHFKVSIPHTKNPFHRFSSNYCLVPTKIFPKCCSISSKSSTFFKCYSQRQSTEQKNEETEGKNGYQEQVYDFERLFSNLNQATLKREPGSLSSSIFLVAGTTVGAGILAIPAVTQESGFLASAIVCIVCWIYMVVSGLLIAEVNVKTMCELGSGGVSLLVLHFHPLRPSCCLCGSFFRYIDNLHRDSIMGNRDLVFTASWRDLLLWKRTIGAVNGVLVFGIIASFTVLVVVASGDLHWEALLKANFEAAPQSIPIIALSFVYQNVVPVLCTNLEGDLSKVRSAIVFGTAIPLALFLVWDGVILGTITTLGTEADKIADPLQLLRSTNGIVGPIVDIFSLLAIATSYIGFVLGLSDFLADYFTALYNLVWDSDHCMLKLPSGPNRPLPYLLTLVPPLILSLLDPEIFFKALDFAGTYGVLVLFGLLPAAMSWSDRYSESTQTPNLPPLVPGGKITLSLVFGGAALVILSEIVENIAHT; from the exons ATGGCtttttcttcatcatcttcttctctATTACTTCATTTCAAGGTTTCTATTCCTCATACTAAAAACCCATTTCATAGATTTTCTTCTAATTATTGTTTGGTACCCACAAAGATTTTCCCAAAATGTTGTTCTATAAGCTCAAAGTCATCAACTTTTTTCAAGTGTTATTCTCAAAGACAGTCCActgaacaaaaaaatgaagaaactgaAGGGAAAAATGGGTATCAGGAACaagtttatgattttgaaagaCTTTTTTCTAACCTCAATCAAGCTACTTTGAAGAGAGAACCAG GAAGTCTCAGCAGTTCCATTTTTCTTGTTGCTGGTACCACT GTAGGTGCAGGTATTCTTGCTATTCCTGCAGTCACCCAAGAATCTGGATTTCTAGCCTCTGCAATAGTTTGCATTGTATGCTGGATTTATATG GTGGTGTCTGGACTACTTATTGCAGAAGTAAATGTGAAGACAATGTGTGAGCTTGGCTCAGGTGGTGTTTCATTG CTGGTCCTACATTTTCATCCATTACGCCCTTCTTGTTGCTTATGTGGCTCGTTCTTCAGATATATTGACAACCTTCACCGGGATTCCATT ATGGGAAACCGCGACCTTGTTTTCACTGCTTCTTGGAGGGATTTGCTTCTCTGGAAG CGGACTATCGGGGCAGTAAACGGTGTCCTTGTGTTTGGTATCATTGCCTCTTTCACAGTGCTTGTG GTTGTCGCCAGTGGAGACTTGCACTGGGAGGCTCTTCTGAAAGCTAACTTTGAAGCTGCTCCTCAAAGTATACCCATAATTGCACTCTCTTTTGTTTATCAG AATGTTGTACCGGTTCTCTGTACGAATCTTGAAGGGGACCTGTCAAAAGTAAG GAGCGCTATCGTTTTTGGGACAGCAATTCCCCTTGCTCTATTTCTTGTTTGGGATGGAGTCATTTTGGGAACAATTACAACTCTTGGAACTGAAGCAGACAAGATTGCGGATCCACTACAACTATTGCGGTCTACTAATGGAATCGTTGGG CCAATAGTTGATATCTTTTCACTTCTGGCAATTGCTACTTCTTACATCGGTTTTGTCTTGGGCCTTTCGGACTTCCTTGCTGACT ATTTCACTGCATTATATAATCTGGTCTGGGACTCTGATCACTGCA TGCTGAAACTCCCGTCGGGTCCTAACAGGCCTCTGCCATACTTACTTACTTTGGTTCCTCCACTGATACTTTCACTGCTAGATCCAGAGATATTCTTCAAAGCATTGGATTTTGCTGGAACCTATGGAG TTTTGGTGCTTTTTGGACTTCTTCCAGCTGCAATGTCCTGGTCAGACAGATATTCGGAATCAACTCAAACTCCAAACTTACCTCCGTTGGTTCCCGGAGGAAAGATCACCCTTTCACTTGTTTTTGGAGGTGCAGCATTGGTCATTCTTTCAGAAATAGTAGAGAACATTGCACATACATAG
- the LOC101267483 gene encoding uncharacterized protein: protein MSRAARSKSKDKKVSKEPPKIASKPSSASGYNPLFGTFQTFDPAPVTANAALHVSGRFKSIDERDDLSGHSHGAGGEYETVSNNGSWSGEEDHKEKTSNLPTRQETSVGTDNDKREKIRQKNEKKHQRQKERRAQELREKCSGFLMSRKLEALARQFVAMGFPSEQATLALILNEGKVEESVAWLLEGGEEANKYEAQSADTVGNLKIDISEEFARIADMEIRFNCSKQEVERAIVICEGDLERAQDMLRSQKQEPPSVPPKTEETSHPPTMGNNKIPIGATKNLARVPVKPSSSSTIPAKADDKELNYTKVVAPVRPSMDPGSNNIPLLEGTEPKLDRGKAPQVSVPVDKRFPDAGSNPSVSCSLSSSLQVSLPPAKTEADYVAVENELKNLPVGTVTEPVVVMQQPPFVNARHTPTSNVSSTLPETAVPFFPINIVGTVKPSGMNPHIAGTKSLITNDVSTNHQLYNQPHYQQHQQPEQVVSSYGTLVSPGTSWGNNLWSWTGGSSQTQLVPATSSLGLFSGLGTHGPYGVPSPVDWNSGGGTVLHLDYKNIDWSLDHGSSSSGTGGVWRTTNSLLEHYDPKYDSFYRGIAAKSTSKPVLTNKIGVPNPGLQVGGLSAAETLVAGGSREWTSAAGGFHQQVSPVGGFHQQRSPVGGFHHQTSAVGGFHQQTSAAGGSRQQTSAAGGSHQQTTAVGGSHEWTSATGGYHHWTSPFEERDLFSLPRQFVTSPSL, encoded by the coding sequence ATGTCTCGAGCAGCCAGGTCCAAGTCAAAGGATAAAAAGGTGAGTAAAGAACCACCCAAAATTGCTTCAAAGCCTTCTAGTGCTAGTGGATACAATCCTCTTTTTGGGACATTCCAAACATTTGACCCAGCTCCCGTGACTGCAAATGCTGCTCTCCACGTCAGTGGTCGTTTCAAAAGCATTGATGAGAGAGATGACCTTAGTGGGCACTCTCATGGAGCTGGTGGAGAGTATGAAACTGTTTCCAATAATGGTAGCTGGTCTGGTGAGGAGGACCACAAAGAGAAAACTTCTAATCTTCCTACCCGACAAGAGACCTCAGTTGGCACTGATAATGACAAGCGGGAAAAAATCCGTCAGAAAAATGAGAAGAAGCATCAACGTCAGAAGGAAAGACGAGCACAAGAGCTGCGTGAGAAATGTAGTGGCTTTCTCATGTCAAGAAAGCTTGAGGCACTTGCTAGGCAGTTTGTGGCTATGGGGTTCCCTTCGGAACAGGCAACTTTGGCTCTTATTCTGAATGAAGGCAAAGTAGAAGAATCAGTAGCATGGTTATTAGAAGGAGGCGAAGAAGCAAACAAATACGAGGCACAAAGTGCTGATACTGTGGGTAATTTGAAAATTGACATATCAGAAGAGTTTGCTCGCATTGCGGACATGGAAATTAGATTTAATTGCTCCAAGCAGGAAGTCGAAAGAGCAATAGTTATCTGTGAAGGTGATCTTGAGAGGGCTCAAGATATGTTGAGGTCACAAAAGCAGGAGCCCCCCTCTGTGCCGCCCAAGACAGAAGAAACTAGCCATCCTCCTACTATGGGTAACAACAAGATACCAATTGGCGCCACCAAGAACTTAGCAAGAGTACCTGTTAAACCTTCATCATCTAGTACAATACCAGCAAAGGCAGATGATAAAGAGCTCAATTATACTAAAGTTGTTGCCCCAGTAAGGCCTTCAATGGATCCTGGGAGCAACAACATACCATTGCTGGAAGGGACTGAGCCAAAATTGGACCGGGGCAAGGCACCTCAGGTGTCAGTACCTGTTGACAAAAGGTTTCCAGATGCGGGATCAAATCCTTCTGTTTCCTGTTCTTTGTCATCTTCTTTGCAGGTGTCACTTCCACCCGCCAAGACAGAAGCTGATTATGTGGCTGTTGAAAATGAATTGAAGAATCTACCAGTAGGAACTGTGACAGAACCAGTTGTAGTCATGCAACAACCCCCGTTTGTCAATGCCAGGCACACTCCCACCTCAAATGTTAGCTCAACTCTTCCAGAAACAGCAGTGCCGTTTTTTCCTATTAATATTGTTGGAACTGTGAAACCCAGTGGTATGAATCCACATATAGCTGGCACAAAAAGCTTGATCACTAATGATGTCAGCACTAACCACCAATTGTACAACCAACCTCATTATCAACAGCACCAACAACCAGAACAAGTTGTTTCCAGCTACGGGACACTCGTTTCTCCAGGAACTAGCTGGGGAAATAATTTGTGGAGTTGGACAGGTGGTTCATCACAGACACAATTGGTTCCTGCAACTTCATCACTCGGACTCTTCTCTGGGTTGGGCACCCATGGTCCTTATGGGGTGCCGTCTCCTGTTGACTGGAACAGCGGTGGTGGTACAGTTCTGCACCTAGATTACAAAAACATAGACTGGAGTTTAGATCACGGTTCGTCATCATCAGGAACAGGTGGTGTGTGGCGAACAACAAACTCTTTACTGGAACACTATGATCCTAAATATGATTCATTTTACCGTGGAATCGCTGCTAAGTCTACTTCAAAACCTGTTCTTACCAATAAGATTGGAGTTCCGAACCCCGGGTTGCAGGTTGGAGGATTGAGTGCAGCAGAGACATTGGTGGCAGGTGGTTCTCGTGAGTGGACGTCTGCGGCAGGTGGTTTTCATCAGCAGGTATCTCCAGTGGGTGGTTTTCATCAGCAGAGATCTCCAGTGGGTGGTTTTCATCACCAGACATCTGCAGTGGGTGGTTTTCATCAGCAGACATCTGCAGCTGGTGGTTCTCGTCAGCAGACGTCTGCAGCAGGTGGCTCTCATCAGCAGACGACTGCGGTGGGTGGTTCCCATGAGTGGACGTCAGCGACGGGTGGTTATCATCACTGGACTTCTCCCTTTGAAGAGAGAGACCTTTTTAGCTTACCAAGGCAGTTTGTTACTTCTCCCTCTCTGTAG
- the LOC101268064 gene encoding THO complex subunit 7A, giving the protein MSIKSRKFAGKGESVASHYAFGPLEDDIIIKHRLLTRTTTTRGEPPLKKLQKKFTTFALEIEKEADNYSDCERLAKAFLQELNTFEIPLLKSKAVIDANVREKENFDDLKGEINKQIVQAQADIEDLKRQLEESKVERKHKEEGEAIRKLIAMQPPRSETQKVITELEKEIAMLEAENTASSRTLDLRKKQFALLLHVVDELQNTIEEEQRILVEEMKNVVDDHNKSGVEDATMGAEAMAVD; this is encoded by the exons ATGTCGATAAAAAGTAGGAAATTTGCTGGAAAGGGGGAATCAGTGGCATCACATTATGCATTTGGCCCACTTGAAGATGATATAATCATTAAGCATAGACTTCTGACTCGGACAACCACCACCAGAGGTGAACCACCACTGAAGAAACTTCAGAAGAAGTTCACTACTTTTGCTTTGGAGATAGAGAAGGAAGCTGATAACTACAGTGATTGTGAAAGACTAGCCAAAGCATTCTTGCAAGAGCTAAATACTTTTGAGATTCCGCTCCTAAAGAGCAAAGCAGTCATAGATGCGAATGTTAGAGAAAAAGAGAATTTTGACGACCTGAAGGGTGAAATCAACAAGCAAATTGTACAGGCTCAGGCTGACATAGAAGATCTCAAGAGGCAACTCGAAGAAAGCAAGGTTGAAAGGAAGCACAAAGAAGAGGGTGAGGCTATCAGGAAGTTAATTGCTATGCAGCCTCCAAGATCAGAAACTCAGAAGGTTATAACAGAGCTTGAGAAAGAGATAGCTATGTTGGAAGCAGAGAATACTGCTAGTTCGAGGACATTGGACCTTCGTAAAAAGCAGTTTGCCCTTTTATTGCATGTG gTTGATGAGTTGCAGAACACAATAGAGGAAGAGCAAAGGATTTTGGTCGAAGAGATGAAGAATGTTGTCGATGATCATAACAAGAGCGGAGTGGAGGATGCTACCATGGGTGCTGAAGCAATGGCTGTTGATTAG
- the LOC101267772 gene encoding uncharacterized protein isoform X1 gives MAFSSSSSSLLLHFKVSIPHTKNPFHRFSSNYCLVPTKIFPKCCSISSKSSTFFKCYSQRQSTEQKNEETEGKNGYQEQVYDFERLFSNLNQATLKREPGSLSSSIFLVAGTTVGAGILAIPAVTQESGFLASAIVCIVCWIYMVVSGLLIAEVNVKTMCELGSGGVSLVSMVRRTLGNTGVQVACWSYIFIHYALLVAYVARSSDILTTFTGIPLWETATLFSLLLGGICFSGSQRTIGAVNGVLVFGIIASFTVLVVVASGDLHWEALLKANFEAAPQSIPIIALSFVYQNVVPVLCTNLEGDLSKVRSAIVFGTAIPLALFLVWDGVILGTITTLGTEADKIADPLQLLRSTNGIVGPIVDIFSLLAIATSYIGFVLGLSDFLADYFTALYNLVWDSDHCMLKLPSGPNRPLPYLLTLVPPLILSLLDPEIFFKALDFAGTYGVLVLFGLLPAAMSWSDRYSESTQTPNLPPLVPGGKITLSLVFGGAALVILSEIVENIAHT, from the exons ATGGCtttttcttcatcatcttcttctctATTACTTCATTTCAAGGTTTCTATTCCTCATACTAAAAACCCATTTCATAGATTTTCTTCTAATTATTGTTTGGTACCCACAAAGATTTTCCCAAAATGTTGTTCTATAAGCTCAAAGTCATCAACTTTTTTCAAGTGTTATTCTCAAAGACAGTCCActgaacaaaaaaatgaagaaactgaAGGGAAAAATGGGTATCAGGAACaagtttatgattttgaaagaCTTTTTTCTAACCTCAATCAAGCTACTTTGAAGAGAGAACCAG GAAGTCTCAGCAGTTCCATTTTTCTTGTTGCTGGTACCACT GTAGGTGCAGGTATTCTTGCTATTCCTGCAGTCACCCAAGAATCTGGATTTCTAGCCTCTGCAATAGTTTGCATTGTATGCTGGATTTATATG GTGGTGTCTGGACTACTTATTGCAGAAGTAAATGTGAAGACAATGTGTGAGCTTGGCTCAGGTGGTGTTTCATTG GTGTCAATGGTCAGGAGAACCCTAGGAAATACAGGAGTGCAAGTAGCTTG CTGGTCCTACATTTTCATCCATTACGCCCTTCTTGTTGCTTATGTGGCTCGTTCTTCAGATATATTGACAACCTTCACCGGGATTCCATT ATGGGAAACCGCGACCTTGTTTTCACTGCTTCTTGGAGGGATTTGCTTCTCTGGAAG CCAGCGGACTATCGGGGCAGTAAACGGTGTCCTTGTGTTTGGTATCATTGCCTCTTTCACAGTGCTTGTG GTTGTCGCCAGTGGAGACTTGCACTGGGAGGCTCTTCTGAAAGCTAACTTTGAAGCTGCTCCTCAAAGTATACCCATAATTGCACTCTCTTTTGTTTATCAG AATGTTGTACCGGTTCTCTGTACGAATCTTGAAGGGGACCTGTCAAAAGTAAG GAGCGCTATCGTTTTTGGGACAGCAATTCCCCTTGCTCTATTTCTTGTTTGGGATGGAGTCATTTTGGGAACAATTACAACTCTTGGAACTGAAGCAGACAAGATTGCGGATCCACTACAACTATTGCGGTCTACTAATGGAATCGTTGGG CCAATAGTTGATATCTTTTCACTTCTGGCAATTGCTACTTCTTACATCGGTTTTGTCTTGGGCCTTTCGGACTTCCTTGCTGACT ATTTCACTGCATTATATAATCTGGTCTGGGACTCTGATCACTGCA TGCTGAAACTCCCGTCGGGTCCTAACAGGCCTCTGCCATACTTACTTACTTTGGTTCCTCCACTGATACTTTCACTGCTAGATCCAGAGATATTCTTCAAAGCATTGGATTTTGCTGGAACCTATGGAG TTTTGGTGCTTTTTGGACTTCTTCCAGCTGCAATGTCCTGGTCAGACAGATATTCGGAATCAACTCAAACTCCAAACTTACCTCCGTTGGTTCCCGGAGGAAAGATCACCCTTTCACTTGTTTTTGGAGGTGCAGCATTGGTCATTCTTTCAGAAATAGTAGAGAACATTGCACATACATAG